A window from Chitinophaga filiformis encodes these proteins:
- the mce gene encoding methylmalonyl-CoA epimerase — MLKVEHIGIAVRSLETSIPLFQRLLNTDCYKKETVESEFVQTAFFRQGETKIELLEATSPGSTIAKFVDKKGEGIHHIAFEVADIYAEMERLKGEGFTLLQAEPKQGADNKLVCFLHPKDTNGVLIELCQEI, encoded by the coding sequence ATGCTGAAAGTTGAACATATAGGAATAGCTGTCAGGTCATTAGAGACTTCCATCCCCCTGTTTCAGCGGCTGCTGAACACTGATTGCTATAAAAAGGAAACGGTGGAAAGCGAATTTGTACAAACGGCTTTTTTCCGCCAGGGAGAAACAAAAATAGAACTTTTGGAAGCCACCAGTCCCGGCAGTACCATCGCAAAATTTGTGGACAAAAAGGGGGAGGGTATACATCATATCGCTTTTGAAGTAGCAGATATTTATGCAGAGATGGAACGGCTGAAAGGGGAAGGGTTTACTTTATTGCAGGCTGAGCCGAAGCAGGGAGCCGATAATAAGCTGGTATGTTTTCTGCACCCGAAAGATACAAACGGCGTACTGATCGAACTTTGCCAGGAAATCTGA
- a CDS encoding IscS subfamily cysteine desulfurase, with amino-acid sequence MLKLPIYLDNNATTPCDPRVVEAMLPYFSEAFGNASSRNHSFGWAAEAAVDLAREQVAALIGADPKEIIFTSGATEADNLALKGVFEMYADKGNHIITTEIEHKAVLDTCKHLEKLGAEVTYLKVNNEGLPDLKELEAAITSRTILVSVMYANNEIGVINPIKEISAIAKKHGVLMMSDITQAAGKVPVDVNRDGIDLAAFSAHKLYGPKGVGALYVRRKSPRVKVTAQMDGGGHERGMRSGTLNVPGIVAFGKACELCQQEMEAEGKRLAALRDKLENALLQLEQTFVNGSKTNRLPHATNISFRYVEGEALMMGFNKNLALSSGSACTSASPEPSYVLKGLGLGDDLAHSSIRFGLGRFTTEEEIDYAIQTVTETVNKLREISPLWEMFKEGADMNTIEWSRL; translated from the coding sequence ATGCTTAAGTTGCCAATTTACCTGGATAACAATGCTACCACCCCCTGCGACCCGCGGGTAGTTGAAGCAATGCTTCCCTATTTTTCCGAAGCATTTGGTAATGCATCCAGCCGTAATCACTCTTTCGGGTGGGCAGCAGAAGCAGCGGTTGACCTGGCCCGCGAACAGGTAGCAGCCCTGATAGGCGCAGATCCCAAAGAGATCATCTTCACTTCCGGCGCTACCGAGGCAGACAACCTGGCCCTGAAAGGGGTATTTGAAATGTATGCCGACAAGGGGAACCACATCATTACTACCGAAATAGAACATAAAGCAGTACTGGATACCTGTAAACACCTGGAGAAGCTGGGTGCAGAGGTCACCTATCTGAAGGTGAACAATGAAGGCCTTCCCGACCTGAAAGAACTGGAAGCTGCCATTACATCCAGGACCATCCTGGTATCTGTTATGTATGCCAACAATGAGATAGGCGTGATCAACCCTATCAAAGAGATCAGCGCCATCGCTAAAAAGCATGGCGTGCTGATGATGAGTGATATTACCCAGGCAGCCGGTAAGGTACCTGTGGATGTGAATCGCGATGGTATTGACCTGGCAGCATTCAGCGCTCACAAACTTTATGGTCCCAAAGGAGTGGGAGCATTGTACGTACGCCGCAAGTCGCCGAGGGTGAAAGTAACAGCCCAGATGGATGGCGGCGGACATGAAAGGGGGATGCGTTCAGGCACACTGAACGTTCCGGGTATCGTGGCCTTTGGTAAGGCCTGTGAACTATGCCAGCAGGAAATGGAAGCAGAAGGTAAAAGGCTGGCAGCATTGCGTGATAAACTGGAAAACGCATTGCTGCAACTGGAGCAAACCTTCGTTAACGGATCAAAAACCAACCGTTTACCGCATGCCACTAACATTTCCTTCCGCTATGTGGAAGGCGAAGCCCTGATGATGGGCTTTAACAAGAATCTTGCGCTATCGTCCGGTTCCGCCTGTACCTCAGCCTCACCGGAACCCAGTTACGTACTGAAGGGCCTTGGCCTTGGGGATGACCTGGCCCATTCCTCTATCCGATTTGGACTGGGACGCTTCACTACGGAAGAAGAAATTGACTATGCCATCCAAACCGTTACAGAAACGGTGAATAAATTAAGAGAAATAAGTCCGCTGTGGGAGATGTTTAAAGAAGGTGCGGACATGAACACTATAGAGTGGTCCCGTCTTTGA
- a CDS encoding iron-sulfur cluster assembly scaffold protein, with product MAYAERVLDYYDNPRNVGTLDKTSERVGTGLIHVPEYIEVVKIQIEVSPARHIIMDARFKTFGCGAAIAATSITTEWLKGKSIEEAARLDHMDIVEALNLPPAKIHCTILIEDAVKAAINDYRHKNGMELLKEEEEEEEEAERDYELEEEHN from the coding sequence ATGGCTTACGCTGAAAGAGTTCTTGATTATTACGACAACCCCAGGAATGTGGGAACGCTGGATAAAACCAGCGAGAGAGTAGGAACAGGGTTGATACATGTGCCGGAGTATATCGAAGTAGTGAAAATACAGATTGAAGTGAGCCCGGCCAGACACATTATCATGGATGCCCGCTTTAAAACCTTCGGTTGCGGCGCTGCTATTGCAGCTACCTCTATCACTACCGAATGGCTAAAGGGTAAAAGCATTGAAGAAGCCGCCCGCCTCGATCATATGGACATCGTGGAAGCGCTGAACCTTCCTCCCGCCAAGATCCATTGCACCATTCTTATCGAAGATGCTGTAAAAGCGGCCATTAACGATTACCGCCACAAGAATGGAATGGAATTGCTGAAGGAGGAGGAAGAAGAGGAAGAAGAGGCTGAGCGCGACTACGAACTGGAGGAAGAACATAATTAA
- the gldF gene encoding gliding motility-associated ABC transporter permease subunit GldF, producing the protein MLAIFKKEIHQFFSSITGYVAIILFLLANGLLLFVFPDTSLLDYGYANLDPLFELAPLIYLLLIPAITMRSFADEFKTGTMELLSTKPLGWWQIVTGKFLAGLLVVLISLIPTLVYYIAIRQLSADPANLDNGGMAGSYTGLFLLGAVFTAIGVWSSSLTTNSVVAFLIAIFTCYIFYNGFDALSKVPAFTGGADYYLQMAGIKFHYTSISRGVIDSRDIVYFLSVIGLMLYLTRLSLQRRIWD; encoded by the coding sequence ATGCTAGCAATCTTTAAAAAGGAAATACACCAGTTTTTCAGCAGCATTACCGGATATGTAGCCATTATCCTGTTCTTACTGGCCAATGGCCTGTTGCTGTTCGTTTTTCCCGATACCAGCCTGCTGGACTACGGATATGCCAATCTTGATCCGCTTTTTGAATTGGCTCCCCTGATCTATCTGCTGCTTATTCCGGCCATTACCATGCGTAGCTTCGCAGATGAGTTCAAAACCGGCACGATGGAACTATTGAGCACCAAACCTTTGGGCTGGTGGCAGATAGTTACCGGAAAATTCCTCGCCGGTCTGCTGGTAGTATTGATCTCTCTTATTCCAACCCTCGTTTACTATATTGCTATCAGGCAATTAAGTGCCGATCCCGCCAATCTTGACAACGGCGGCATGGCCGGTTCATATACGGGTTTGTTCCTGCTGGGGGCAGTATTCACCGCTATCGGGGTCTGGTCTTCTTCTCTGACCACCAACTCCGTCGTGGCCTTCCTTATCGCCATTTTTACCTGTTACATATTTTACAATGGCTTTGACGCGCTAAGCAAAGTGCCTGCCTTTACCGGTGGCGCCGATTATTATCTGCAGATGGCTGGTATCAAGTTCCACTATACCTCTATCAGCCGTGGCGTGATAGACAGCAGGGACATTGTATACTTCCTGAGCGTCATCGGTCTGATGCTCTACTTAACAAGATTATCATTACAACGCAGGATCTGGGATTAA
- the gldG gene encoding gliding motility-associated ABC transporter substrate-binding protein GldG, producing MAINRRKKYLQRAIVVVGVLVGINVLAAYFHTRWDLTAEKRYTLTPGTKHLLRGLDSTVTIEIFLKGDYPASFRQLAQSSQELLEEFREYAGQRIQFSFQSPGQGLPDSARLAFQQSLVEKGIMPFNMQVQEDANQGYSEKLIFPGALLHYGSKTVGINLLKNQGGLNPEASMNSSESLLEYQFANAIYQLQQKQPPLVGYMLGNGELLGAEVYDALTTMQSSYLLDTLTLQYISHIPREFNAVVFAKPQTRFTDEDKLKIDQYVMNGGKVIWFIDELNASIDSLKQQESFVAFDKGLNLEDMLFRYGVRINQDLVQDMQCDFVPQVVDRTGQMQPLGFPYFPLLTPTGAHPIVKNLDLVLSHFASSIDTVKGGNIKKTVLLTTSANSRSVNAPVEISWNSLRVKPNRREFTKQHLPVAVLLEGQFTSLFRNRLDENTHQAIQRASGQPFKNNSDTVNKMIVASDADLITNAFSQKSGPLQMGVNLYDQSMVYANREFLLNSLGYLTHNTGIMDARNKELTLRLLNPEKVKQEKSKWQAICFIVPIGLVLLFAAIFQFIRQRKFEV from the coding sequence GTGGCTATCAACAGAAGGAAAAAATACTTGCAGAGGGCTATTGTAGTAGTGGGTGTACTTGTGGGAATCAATGTGCTGGCAGCTTATTTTCACACCCGCTGGGACCTTACGGCAGAAAAAAGATATACACTTACTCCTGGTACCAAGCACCTGCTCCGCGGGCTGGATAGTACTGTTACCATAGAGATATTTTTGAAAGGCGATTATCCCGCCAGTTTCCGCCAGCTGGCGCAGTCCAGCCAGGAATTGCTGGAAGAATTCAGGGAATATGCCGGCCAGCGTATACAATTCTCTTTTCAGAGCCCCGGCCAGGGCCTGCCCGATTCCGCCCGTCTGGCCTTCCAGCAGTCGCTCGTTGAAAAAGGCATCATGCCTTTCAATATGCAGGTACAGGAAGACGCTAACCAGGGGTATTCTGAAAAGCTGATCTTTCCCGGCGCCCTGCTGCATTATGGTTCCAAAACCGTCGGCATCAACCTGCTGAAGAACCAGGGAGGGCTCAATCCTGAAGCCAGCATGAACAGCTCAGAATCCCTGCTGGAATACCAGTTTGCCAATGCCATTTACCAGCTGCAGCAGAAACAGCCACCATTGGTGGGCTATATGCTCGGCAACGGAGAACTGCTGGGCGCTGAAGTATATGATGCGCTCACCACCATGCAGAGTAGTTACCTGCTGGATACCCTTACGCTGCAATACATTTCCCACATCCCGCGGGAATTTAATGCGGTTGTGTTTGCAAAACCACAGACCAGGTTTACGGACGAAGATAAACTGAAGATAGACCAGTATGTAATGAATGGCGGTAAGGTGATCTGGTTCATTGACGAGCTGAATGCATCTATAGATAGTTTGAAACAGCAGGAAAGCTTTGTTGCATTTGATAAGGGACTAAACCTGGAAGACATGCTGTTCCGCTATGGTGTACGTATCAACCAGGACCTGGTGCAGGACATGCAGTGTGATTTTGTTCCACAGGTAGTAGACCGCACCGGCCAGATGCAGCCATTGGGATTCCCTTATTTCCCTTTACTGACACCTACCGGCGCTCATCCTATTGTAAAAAACCTGGACCTGGTACTGAGCCATTTTGCCAGTTCAATAGATACCGTCAAAGGTGGTAACATTAAAAAGACCGTATTGCTGACCACTTCTGCCAACAGCCGTAGTGTAAATGCACCGGTAGAAATCAGCTGGAATAGCCTACGTGTGAAGCCGAACCGCCGGGAATTTACGAAACAGCACCTGCCCGTAGCCGTCCTGCTGGAGGGCCAATTCACCTCCCTGTTCCGCAACCGCCTTGATGAAAATACGCACCAGGCCATACAGCGGGCTTCCGGACAGCCTTTTAAGAACAATAGCGATACTGTTAACAAAATGATCGTGGCAAGTGATGCAGATCTTATCACCAATGCGTTCTCTCAAAAAAGCGGCCCCCTGCAGATGGGCGTAAACCTCTACGATCAATCTATGGTATATGCCAACCGTGAATTCCTGCTTAATTCCCTGGGTTACCTGACCCACAATACCGGTATCATGGATGCCCGTAACAAGGAATTGACATTGCGCCTGCTCAACCCTGAAAAGGTTAAACAGGAGAAAAGCAAATGGCAGGCTATTTGTTTCATCGTCCCCATCGGGCTGGTTCTGTTGTTTGCCGCCATTTTCCAATTTATCAGACAAAGAAAATTTGAAGTATAA
- a CDS encoding bifunctional UDP-N-acetylmuramoyl-tripeptide:D-alanyl-D-alanine ligase/alanine racemase, with translation MYNAESISKVLKGELLQQTGNPEIEHILLDSRKLSFPETSLFIPLVSSRRNAHQYIQELYDKGVSNFIVSEPLPQGKFPKANIILVKDTMHALHTLVAYHRQQFHIPVIGITGSNGKTIVKEWLYQLLEKDYNIVRSPKSYNSQIGVPLSVWQMKPEHQLAIFEAGISQPGEMEHLEKIIRPTIGIFTNIGEAHNEGFLNIRQKINEKLVLFSKSELLIYCKDYLALNECVLNFHNLVGKKESHEGGLQLFSWSRKTEADLRIVSVNKSENRSHIEALYQHEQLHISIPFVDEGSVENAIHCWALMIHLGMSQEVIQQRMDQLGNIAMRLELKQGINNCSIINDSYNSDLGSLTIALEFLQQQQQHPTRTVILSDILQSGKSDASLYEEVASLLQQKGINKVIGIGKNICREKKSFQQIPGLKSSFFLTTEEFIQQFNQQDFQHETILLKGARVFEFERIGKLLEQKVHQTILEINLSAVAHNVKQYQSRLKPSTKLMAMVKAFSYGSGSFEIANLLQFHGVDYLAVAYADEGVELRRTGITMPIMVMNPEPASFDAILQWNLEPEIYSLHLLKQFEEEVQLAGKNGFPVHIKLDTGMHRLGFEKKDIPELGRLLNDNIYLRVSSVFSHLAASENPAMDDFTKQQGRLFFEMSHELQKALGYAVIRHISNSAAIERHPDLQLDMVRLGIGMYGIDSATSIQEQLRPVSTLKTTVAQVKHLAAGDTVGYGAKWVAKGPSVTATVRIGYADGYPRRLSNGKGKMLVRGQLAPVAGIVAMDMLMLDVTHIPDVTEGDEVIVFGSELPVQQVAAWAETIPYEILTGISQRVKRVYFEE, from the coding sequence GTGTACAACGCAGAAAGTATCAGCAAAGTGCTGAAAGGTGAACTATTGCAACAGACGGGTAACCCGGAGATTGAACACATTTTGCTGGACAGTCGGAAACTCAGCTTTCCTGAAACATCTCTTTTTATACCATTGGTCAGCAGCAGACGCAATGCGCATCAATACATCCAGGAGCTGTATGACAAAGGCGTTTCCAATTTCATTGTAAGTGAACCTTTGCCTCAGGGCAAATTTCCTAAAGCCAATATCATTCTTGTAAAAGACACCATGCATGCGTTGCATACACTGGTGGCTTACCACCGGCAACAATTCCATATTCCGGTGATCGGTATTACCGGCAGTAACGGCAAGACCATTGTAAAGGAATGGCTGTACCAGCTGCTGGAAAAAGATTACAACATCGTTCGCAGCCCGAAAAGCTATAACTCACAGATCGGCGTTCCTTTGTCTGTATGGCAGATGAAGCCCGAACATCAGCTGGCTATTTTCGAGGCCGGCATTTCCCAGCCGGGAGAGATGGAACACCTGGAAAAGATCATCCGTCCTACCATTGGCATCTTCACCAATATCGGTGAAGCCCACAATGAAGGATTTCTGAACATCAGGCAGAAGATCAACGAGAAGCTGGTATTATTCTCCAAAAGCGAACTGCTGATCTATTGTAAAGACTATCTCGCTCTCAATGAATGTGTGCTCAACTTTCATAACCTGGTAGGTAAGAAGGAAAGCCATGAAGGAGGCTTACAGCTATTCTCCTGGTCGCGCAAAACAGAAGCAGACCTGCGTATTGTAAGCGTGAATAAAAGCGAAAACCGCTCCCATATAGAAGCCCTGTATCAGCATGAGCAGCTGCATATCAGCATTCCTTTTGTGGATGAAGGCTCGGTAGAGAATGCCATTCACTGCTGGGCGCTGATGATACACCTGGGTATGAGCCAGGAGGTCATTCAGCAGCGGATGGACCAGTTGGGCAATATTGCCATGCGCCTGGAGCTCAAACAGGGTATCAACAACTGCTCCATCATCAATGACAGCTATAACTCAGACCTGGGCTCACTGACCATAGCGCTGGAGTTCCTGCAACAACAGCAGCAACACCCCACCCGCACGGTCATCCTCAGCGATATACTGCAAAGTGGAAAAAGTGATGCGTCTCTTTATGAGGAAGTAGCCAGCCTGCTGCAGCAGAAGGGCATCAACAAGGTGATAGGTATCGGTAAAAACATCTGCAGGGAGAAAAAAAGTTTTCAGCAGATTCCCGGACTAAAGAGTAGTTTCTTTCTCACAACGGAAGAATTTATCCAGCAGTTCAACCAGCAGGATTTCCAGCATGAGACCATCTTGCTGAAGGGCGCCCGTGTGTTTGAATTCGAAAGGATCGGCAAATTGCTTGAACAAAAGGTGCATCAGACCATCCTGGAAATTAATTTAAGTGCGGTAGCACATAATGTAAAGCAATACCAATCCCGTCTGAAACCCAGTACCAAACTGATGGCGATGGTAAAGGCCTTTTCTTATGGCAGCGGAAGTTTTGAGATTGCAAATCTATTGCAGTTCCATGGCGTAGATTACCTCGCCGTTGCTTATGCTGACGAAGGAGTAGAATTAAGAAGGACAGGTATTACCATGCCGATCATGGTAATGAACCCCGAACCCGCCTCTTTCGACGCCATCCTTCAATGGAACCTGGAACCCGAAATATATTCCCTTCACCTGTTGAAGCAGTTTGAAGAAGAAGTACAGCTGGCCGGTAAAAATGGCTTCCCTGTACATATTAAGCTGGACACAGGTATGCACAGGCTTGGTTTTGAGAAGAAAGACATTCCTGAACTGGGGCGATTGCTCAATGACAATATATACCTCCGGGTAAGTTCCGTATTCAGTCATCTGGCAGCCAGTGAAAATCCGGCAATGGATGATTTCACAAAACAGCAGGGGCGCCTGTTCTTTGAAATGAGCCACGAGCTGCAGAAAGCCCTGGGTTATGCCGTGATCAGGCACATATCCAACAGCGCCGCTATAGAAAGGCATCCCGACCTGCAGCTGGATATGGTGAGGCTGGGTATCGGGATGTATGGAATTGACAGCGCCACCTCCATCCAGGAACAACTGCGCCCTGTCAGTACCCTGAAAACGACCGTAGCCCAGGTTAAACACCTGGCAGCCGGAGATACGGTAGGATACGGCGCTAAATGGGTAGCTAAAGGCCCCTCAGTTACAGCTACCGTGCGCATTGGCTATGCAGATGGCTATCCCCGTCGTCTGAGCAATGGGAAAGGAAAAATGCTGGTGCGTGGTCAATTGGCCCCTGTGGCAGGCATTGTGGCCATGGACATGCTGATGCTGGACGTGACCCACATCCCTGATGTAACAGAAGGGGACGAAGTGATCGTATTTGGCAGCGAATTGCCCGTTCAGCAGGTAGCAGCATGGGCCGAAACCATTCCTTACGAAATATTAACAGGAATTTCGCAGCGAGTGAAGCGTGTATATTTCGAGGAATGA
- a CDS encoding lipoprotein signal peptidase, with the protein MKYRHVIWIVVLVLVVDQALKFWIKTHMNFSQEFIIFPNWFRIHFTENPGMAYGLELGGEWGKVLLTLFRLAAVVIGFKYMKTLVKQHHHTGLLVCGALILAGAAGNLIDSMFYGLIFSETNFYDVATFLPKGGGYAGFLHGKVVDMLYFPVYRGYLPTWIPFKGGEYFVFFNPIFNIADAAISVGVITILVFQKRFFHKHNEKQSTEKEPVAVTK; encoded by the coding sequence TTGAAATATCGTCACGTAATTTGGATTGTTGTCTTAGTGCTGGTGGTGGATCAGGCCCTGAAGTTCTGGATAAAGACACACATGAACTTTAGCCAGGAATTCATCATTTTTCCTAACTGGTTCCGTATTCACTTCACTGAGAACCCTGGTATGGCCTATGGGCTGGAGCTGGGAGGAGAATGGGGCAAAGTGTTACTGACGCTTTTCCGCCTGGCGGCCGTAGTAATAGGTTTTAAGTACATGAAAACGCTGGTAAAACAGCATCATCATACAGGTTTACTGGTATGCGGCGCCCTTATTCTGGCAGGTGCTGCCGGCAACCTGATAGACAGCATGTTCTACGGACTGATATTTTCAGAGACCAATTTTTATGATGTGGCTACCTTCCTGCCAAAAGGCGGTGGTTATGCCGGTTTCCTTCATGGAAAAGTGGTAGATATGCTCTACTTTCCGGTTTACCGTGGTTACCTTCCAACCTGGATACCATTCAAGGGAGGCGAATATTTCGTGTTCTTTAACCCGATCTTCAATATTGCGGATGCTGCCATTTCCGTGGGCGTGATCACCATCCTGGTATTCCAGAAACGTTTTTTTCACAAGCACAACGAAAAGCAATCGACTGAAAAAGAACCAGTTGCAGTAACAAAATAA
- a CDS encoding TonB-dependent receptor, with the protein MSAKRHTIYTAFFWLLTLLLPILAQAQLNGSYILSGRITGDKGEALVGATVQIKGTSFGATTDTTGRFEITTNAKFPLKLQVRLLGYQTQEFDVKNSNSRLQFQLVTQSLLVNEVVVSASRQQEKLMRSPVAIEKLDVKALKETPAASFYDAIGNLKGVQMTTAGLTFKVFNTRGFNVPNNFRFMQLIDGVDNQAATLGVPLGNAIGPTELDILSIEVTPGASSALYGMNALNGMSNLITKNPFQYQGISVYQKVAFNHFDGNGSSPKPISETSVRYAQALSKKLAFKVNFSYMQGTDWYADSHNDFNPGSKANPDFPQLTGANNPAYDAWNKYADQSTFPITDKFGKSYNVSRTGYWEKDLVGDYTVKNLKFDGALHYKISPKVEASYTYRVGKMDGFFQRGNRIGLKNVVVQNHKIEVVGPDFTLRSYVSLENTGDSYNMNPLADNLEKSFKTDKKWQADYTTALNNALDATGSNIAEAHKAARAAADAGRWTPGTAAFDAQVAKIKSINDWDIYPVSKDSTNKSGGAALLQMSRFYHAEGTWNLRKYIHFMDVLVGADYRTYEIIPDGNNFVDLTKPLDKRNTPGGKNIWYGKAGGFVQGSKVFLHDQLKLTASLRFDKSQEFSGKFNPRVAAVYTTPNQRHNFRASWQNGFRFPSLFEAYSFVNNGGVRRVGGLAFIEEGLGYFKNSYLTSSATAFTTAVNKATNADPTLSRDEAEQRNANVLKVANLDAIRPEQIQSFEAGYKSVLFDNKVFIDIDGYYNTYKNFIGQVEVAVPKTGNVNNPTQEVLNQMYDKQYQNRYRVWTNSKSTVQNYGFALGVTYNFLKTFTISGNANYNALAQDKTKDDALIPGFNTPKWFTNVSFGNRRVLPNLGFNVVWHWQETFYWQNLFGNGDVPAYSTVDAQVTYSLPKLHTSIKLGGSNILNTSYFQYVGGPTIKGLYYVAFTYDLPFSK; encoded by the coding sequence ATGTCCGCAAAAAGACACACTATCTATACAGCATTTTTTTGGCTGCTGACATTATTACTACCTATACTGGCCCAGGCTCAGCTGAATGGATCTTATATTCTCAGCGGCAGGATCACCGGCGACAAAGGCGAAGCACTGGTGGGCGCTACAGTCCAGATCAAGGGAACTTCTTTCGGCGCCACGACGGATACTACCGGCCGCTTCGAAATCACCACGAACGCCAAATTCCCCTTAAAACTGCAGGTACGCCTGCTGGGTTATCAAACGCAGGAATTTGACGTAAAGAACAGCAACAGCCGCTTACAGTTCCAGCTGGTAACACAATCGCTGCTGGTAAATGAAGTGGTGGTATCGGCTTCCCGTCAGCAGGAAAAGCTGATGAGATCTCCGGTGGCCATCGAAAAACTGGACGTTAAAGCCCTGAAGGAAACACCGGCAGCTTCCTTTTATGATGCCATCGGCAACCTGAAAGGGGTTCAGATGACTACCGCTGGTCTGACCTTCAAAGTTTTCAATACACGTGGCTTCAACGTACCCAATAACTTTCGCTTTATGCAGCTGATAGATGGTGTGGACAACCAGGCAGCCACACTGGGTGTGCCCCTTGGAAACGCTATCGGGCCCACAGAGCTGGACATCCTGAGTATCGAGGTAACGCCTGGCGCTTCTTCCGCGCTGTATGGTATGAACGCCCTGAACGGGATGTCTAACCTCATCACAAAAAATCCTTTCCAATACCAGGGTATCAGTGTATACCAGAAAGTAGCCTTCAACCACTTTGACGGCAACGGCAGTTCTCCGAAACCGATCTCTGAAACCTCCGTGCGTTATGCACAGGCGCTGAGTAAAAAGCTGGCTTTCAAAGTAAACTTCTCTTATATGCAGGGTACCGACTGGTATGCAGACAGCCATAATGATTTCAATCCGGGAAGCAAGGCTAACCCTGACTTCCCGCAACTGACCGGTGCAAACAACCCTGCATATGATGCATGGAACAAGTATGCAGACCAGAGTACATTCCCTATCACCGACAAATTCGGTAAATCCTATAACGTGTCCCGCACCGGCTACTGGGAAAAAGACCTGGTAGGCGATTATACCGTAAAGAACCTGAAATTTGACGGAGCCCTGCACTATAAGATCAGTCCTAAAGTAGAAGCATCCTATACCTATCGTGTAGGTAAAATGGATGGTTTCTTTCAGCGTGGTAACCGTATCGGGCTGAAAAATGTAGTAGTGCAGAATCATAAGATCGAAGTAGTAGGACCGGATTTTACACTGCGCTCTTACGTTTCACTTGAAAACACAGGAGATTCCTACAATATGAACCCCCTGGCGGATAACCTGGAAAAGTCTTTCAAGACAGATAAAAAATGGCAGGCCGATTATACGACTGCATTAAATAACGCATTAGATGCCACCGGCAGCAATATCGCAGAAGCGCACAAAGCTGCACGCGCAGCTGCTGATGCAGGCCGCTGGACGCCTGGTACAGCCGCTTTTGACGCACAGGTAGCTAAGATCAAGAGCATTAATGACTGGGATATTTATCCTGTTTCCAAAGACAGTACCAACAAAAGCGGTGGCGCTGCGCTGCTTCAGATGAGCCGTTTCTATCATGCAGAAGGCACCTGGAACCTGCGTAAATACATCCACTTTATGGATGTGCTGGTAGGCGCTGATTACCGTACTTACGAGATCATCCCGGATGGCAACAACTTCGTGGACCTGACCAAGCCATTAGACAAGCGTAATACGCCCGGTGGTAAGAACATCTGGTACGGTAAGGCTGGTGGCTTCGTACAGGGTAGTAAAGTTTTCCTGCATGATCAGCTGAAACTGACAGCATCCCTTCGCTTTGACAAGAGCCAGGAGTTCTCAGGCAAGTTCAATCCGCGTGTAGCCGCAGTATATACGACGCCCAATCAACGTCATAACTTCCGGGCTTCCTGGCAGAACGGGTTCCGTTTCCCATCCCTGTTTGAGGCTTATTCTTTCGTAAATAACGGTGGTGTAAGACGTGTAGGTGGCCTGGCATTTATTGAAGAAGGCCTGGGGTATTTCAAGAACTCTTACCTTACTTCCAGCGCTACTGCATTTACGACAGCGGTGAACAAAGCTACCAATGCCGATCCTACCCTTAGCAGGGACGAAGCCGAACAACGGAATGCAAACGTGCTGAAAGTGGCCAACCTGGATGCCATAAGACCTGAGCAGATCCAGTCGTTCGAAGCAGGTTACAAGAGCGTACTGTTTGACAATAAAGTATTTATTGACATCGACGGTTATTACAACACCTACAAGAACTTCATCGGCCAGGTGGAAGTAGCAGTACCAAAAACCGGTAACGTGAACAATCCTACACAGGAAGTCCTGAACCAGATGTATGATAAACAGTACCAGAATCGTTATCGCGTATGGACAAACAGTAAATCCACTGTACAGAATTATGGTTTCGCACTGGGTGTTACATACAATTTCCTGAAGACATTCACCATCAGCGGTAACGCTAACTACAATGCCCTTGCGCAGGACAAGACCAAAGACGATGCTTTGATCCCCGGTTTTAATACGCCTAAATGGTTCACCAATGTGAGCTTTGGTAACAGGCGTGTGTTGCCGAACCTGGGCTTCAACGTAGTATGGCACTGGCAGGAAACATTCTACTGGCAGAACCTGTTCGGTAATGGAGATGTGCCAGCTTACAGCACTGTAGATGCACAGGTGACCTATAGTTTGCCTAAACTGCATACTTCTATAAAACTGGGAGGTTCTAATATTCTCAACACTTCCTACTTCCAGTATGTAGGCGGTCCGACCATCAAAGGCTTGTATTACGTCGCATTCACATATGATCTGCCTTTCAGTAAGTAA